TGCGACAGCCCGGAATGTCCGATATACAATGACGGCGATCCGATTGGCTACTACTATCGCGCCGCCGAGAAGCTGCATCTGGTCAACGACGCGGCGGGCGGCGTTCCATACGCTGCGTTCCTGGGTGTGGTTTCGACCTTGTATGACGAAGAGGAGTGGCCCTCGCTATGGCAGGGATTGCATGAGTTGCAGGACGACGACGACCCGACAATCTTGCTCGGATATGTGATGTGGCAGCTGGATGACGATCCCACCGCAGTGAACTTCACGGGTCATGTCAATTGCTTGGACAGCTTCGCGCTGAAACCTAAGTTAGACCGCGCCACCCGGCTAGACGACTCGGCAGTGTTCGATGCTTTGTCCAAAGAAAGATACCCGTTGATAGAAGCGTCAGACTTCGATTTTCCCAGCGCTTGCCCCTTCTACGACCAGTTCGCGCCGGAGCCTCTCGGTGTCCCGCTGGACGGCAGCGGCGTACCTGTTTTGGTGGTCGGCAACCGCACTGACCCGATAACTTCGTTTGGAGAATCCGAGGAATTCGCTTTCGAGGTTTTGAGCAACGGCTACCTGTTGGAGACTTCCCACGCGAGGCACGGCGTATATCCAGACAATGAGTGCGTCAACGAGTATGTTCACAGGGCACTGATTGACGGCGTGTATCCGGACGAGCGGCGGGTGTTCTGCGAGCGGGAGGATTGAGTGCCGCGCACTCAGACTAGGTTGCGGTAACGGCGTCGGGGTGCTCTATCGGGTAGTGTTCGCTCTCATACTTTTCTATCAGGTCAACAAGAGCGTCAAGTTCCACTCTGGCGGGATGGTTCGCGTCTTCTATCTGTCCCTCTGGTCCGGTCCGCGCATACATCAACTCGGAAACGCGCGCCAATGCCGCGTCGTAGTCCGCTTTGGCGGTGATTGGTTGTATGTCTGCCATGCTTACACATCCTCAACGTTTACCAGGATTTTCCTGTCGCTAAGCCCGGTCAAATTCCCGTCTGCTGATACCCAAGTCCCTTCGGATTCCGTGGATCATTCCTGTTGCCAAGTCCCGACTACCATGGCGTGGAACGCTAGTGCGCCGATTGTTGGATAGGTTTATCCAAATTTCATGGGAGCCTCCCGCTTGTCGGTCGAAGGCGCACCCTAGTCTCCTGAGCTTTCGGGTCAATTCTCTGTAAGTCATACGGCTACGGAAATCCGGCCCTGG
This genomic window from Chloroflexota bacterium contains:
- a CDS encoding transcriptional regulator gives rise to the protein MADIQPITAKADYDAALARVSELMYARTGPEGQIEDANHPARVELDALVDLIEKYESEHYPIEHPDAVTAT
- a CDS encoding type II toxin-antitoxin system HicA family toxin, with protein sequence MTYRELTRKLRRLGCAFDRQAGGSHEIWINLSNNRRTSVPRHGSRDLATGMIHGIRRDLGISRREFDRA